TTCAAAGCATTTAATGATCTGCGACGTGACGAGCTTGCAGGTGTGCGAATCTCTGGCCGCAACGCGACCCCTGCCCAAGACTTAGAACCGGAATACTTAACGTTCGCCGATAACGGCAAACTGTACGTCTCCCTGCAAGAGAACAACGCTCTCGCGATCATCGACGTCGCTTCTGCACATATCGAGAAAATTGCCCCTTTGGGAGAGAAATCTTGGGCCAATGCGCAACTAGACGCGTCAAATAAGGATAAAAAGATCGGTAATTTCCGCGCTTATCCTCAGTTAAGCGGTTTGTATATGCCAGACAGCATCACCAGTTATCAAGCCGAAGGCAAAACGTACATTCTTTCCGCTAACGAAGGCGATGGTCGCGAATACGGTATTGAGACAACACAAAGCCGTTGTGACGAGCTGGGTTTCTCTTGGCAAGAAGAGGATTATCGCTCTACAGATGGCTACAGCAACAAATTGGGCTTTTGTGTTAGCCACAGTGATGAAGTGCGTGGCAAGAAACTGAAAGTCGATGAAAAACACCCGTTGGCGGCGGCACTGAAAGGCAACAAACAATTGGCTCGTTTGAAATTCATCAAACCAGATGGAAAAGTCACCGCCAGCGATACACTACTCACTTATGGCGCACGCTCCTTTTCCATTTGGGATGAACAAGGCGAGTTAGTCTTTGACAGTGGTGACCAGTTCGGTCAAATCGCCTCGATGATGGAAGGGGAAAACTTCAACAGCAGTAACGACAGCAATCGTAGTGCCGATGATCGCAGTGATGACAAAGGCATTGAGCCTGAGGCGGTCGAAGTAGCCACAGTCAATGGCCGTACCTACGCGTTCATCGGTTTAGAGCGCCAAGGGGGTATCATGGTTTATGATGTCAGCCAGCCACGTGATGCGATGTTTATCACTTACATCAACCATCGCGATTACTCACAACCAGTGTGTAGCCAAACCAACAAAGACGGTGAATGCACCAACGACCAGTACAACCCTTTGGCCGGTGATTTGGGGCCAGAATCCATTCGTTACTTCCAACGTCAGGGAGAACATCTTCTGGCAGTTGGCAATGAAGTCAGCGGTACCACCTCTGTGTATCGCCTAGATTTTTAAACGTGGAATCGAAAACATCTTTTTAGCTCTTTATAGCAAAGCTGGCTCTCACCGCGAGAGTCAGCATTTTTCAAATTCGCTATTGAAACAGGGAAAAAGAAGGCTCGACAGAACAAGCATGAGTTTTCACTCTTGCGGAGAAGGTTATTCTGCCAAGCCGGGCGAAGATCGACATCGCGATGTCGCCCTAAATCGTGAGAATTATTTGATGATCTGATCGCACTTCGCTGCGCAGATAAAGTCGTTTTTGTGCAACCCTTTGATCGAATGGCTCCACCACGTCACGGTGACTTTACCCCACTCCAACAAAATCGATGGATGGTGGAACTCTTGTTCCGCAAGCTCTGCAATTTGATTGCTAAACTGCCAAGCCTGCATAAAGTTCTTGAACTTATACACCTTCTCAAGCTGCGTAATACCATCACGATGCAACAATTGCCAACCTTCCAACTCAGTGATCAGGGTTTGTTGTTCCATATCGCTTAAAGGCATAGCGTCAATATGGCAAGCTTCGCATTTCAATTCATCAAGCATGTTCAGTTTCCTTTGGTTGAAAAAGTGGAGGGAGCAAACCCGCTTCCATTGCGAGATCCGCTTCACTGAGTAAATCGAGTCGACTTAGGTCAAACAGACAAGAAATGTCATCCAGCACGTAGTATGCGGGCTGCATAATATCAATACGGTAAGGAGTGCGAAGTACCGTTTGGATATCAAAAGGTCGGCGCTGCGCCCGGCTATCATCTAACGCATATAACGTCTCGCCGGGCGATGAGAGAATGCCGCCGCCGTAGATTTTCAGCTCTCCCTGTTCTTTAACCAAGCCAAACTCAATCGTAAACCAGTACAAACGAGCTAGAAATGCACGCTGTTTGGGCGTGGCGGCAAAACCGAGTTTTCCATAAGTTTCGGTAAACTTAGCAAAGTTGGCATTCGTCAGCATGGCGCAATGACCAAAGATTTCATGAAAGAAATCGGGTTCCTGCAAATAATCAAACTCTTCACGACGACGCAAAAAGGTCGCTACCGGGAATTTTTTGTTGGCGAGCAAATTAAAAAAACGGTCGAAGTTTATCAAAGCAGGCACGGGCTCAACGCACCACCCCGTGGTGTCGCGCAGCACTTGGTTAATCTCTGGCAATTGCGGAACACGTTGCGAAGAGAGGTTGAGCAAACGCAATCCATCCAGATATGGCGTGCACGCCCTGCCAGGGATTACTTCCATTTGCCGACTAAATAGATCGCGCCAAATCGCGTCTTCTTCTGTGTTCCAGTCGACATACCCTTGTTCATCAACGGCTTTAGAGTGATAGGCGTCCATTACGCATCTCCGATTAACATTTCCTTTACATAAAGCCTATCTTCTCAACTCGACGCTTCCAATCCTCGTGCGGGTTTTGCCGCTAATTTTCCGTGTAACATTTTTTTTACATAAATAGATCAAGCCCTTTCAATTCAATAAGCTGGATTGAGTCTGAATGTTTGACTTTCCCCATTATTGGGTTAAAAATTAGTCATGTTAATAAATGATTAACAATGAGAAGAACAATGACAACGTCAAGCCCAATCTGGACACCTTCTAAACAGCGAGTGGCCAACAGTAATCTGAAGAAATTCATTGAACACATCAATATGCAAGGCGAAGCAATCGACAGCTTTGCCGAGCTCTATCAGTGGTCTATCGTCGAGAACAAAAAGTTTTGGATGGAAGTCTGGGATTATTGCGATGTGATCGGTTTTCAAGGCAATTGCATCATCGGAGAAGGAAAGCCCAAGTGGCAAGCGTATACGGCCAATCGAGATAATCTTTGGTTTCCCCAAGCGGAACTTAATTATGCGGAAAACCTCCTCTCCTCTGCCTACCAAAAACCCGCCGAACCTGCGCTTATTTTTCGTAACGAACGTGGCGAGGAAAAGAGTCTCACTTGGCAAGCATTGTGCGATCAAGTATCGGTTATTCAGCAATGGCTTAGCCGTAATGGTGTAGGCCGTGGCGATGTGGTGGCAGGCTACCTTCCTTATCTGCCAGAAACCGTGGTCGCGATGCTGGCTACGACCAGCTTAGGTGCGATTTGGACATCGACTTCACCCGATTTCGGCATCGACAGCGTTCTTGAGCGATTTGGCCAAGTTAAACCCAAAGTCCTGTTCTGTTGTGACGGCTACTCCTTTGGCGGGAAAATCTTCGATATGTCGGAAAAAAACCGAGAAATTGAAGACAAGTTGGTAGACTTAGTAAACATCTGTGAGATCGAGTATCTACAAGCACCTGATGCGGTCCACAACAGTAACTACTCTACTTGGGCAGCCATTATGGACAACTATGAGCCCAAAGGGATTGAGTTTGAACGCATTGGCTTTAACGATCCTTTGTTCATTCTCTACTCTTCCGGCACCACGGGTAAACCCAAGTGTATTATTCACTCAGTTGGTGGCACCATTCTCAACCACCTCAAAGAACATCAACTGCATTGTGACATTCAACCCGATGATCGGGTGTTTTACTACACTACTTGCGGCTGGATGATGTGGAACTGGCATGTTTCGGCCCTCGCCAGCGGTGCAACCTTAGTCATTTTTGATGGTAGCCCAGTGTATCCGGCGCATTCGGTACTGTGGGACATGGTCGATGAGCACAACGTGACGCTATTTGGCACGTCGGCTAAATACTTAGAAGCATTGCAGCAAGCCTTTTACGAGCCCGCCCTGTTCCATCAGCTCACTTCGCTAAAAACTCTCTGCTCGACTGGCTCGGTACTTTATCCAGAGCAGTTCGATTTTATCTACGGCAGCATTAAACAGGATGTGCACTTGGCATCGATTTCTGGCGGAACGGACATTTGCGGCTGCTTTGTGCTGGGAAATCCTATCTCTCCAGTCTATCGGGGCGAAGTTCAAAGCGCAGGCCTTGGCGTTGCCGTCGCCGTGTTTGACGATAAGCAAACGCCACTGATTGGCGAGCGCGGCGAGTTGGTTTGCCGCAACTCTCTGCCCAACTATCCGATTGGTTTTTGGCACGATGATGGCGAGCGATATCATCACGCCTACTGGGAAAAATACCCTAACGTTTGGCACCATGGCGATGATGTGATGATGACGCAAACGGGCGGCGTGGTGTTCTATGGCCGCAGTGATACCACTCTGAATCCCGGCGGGGTGCGTATCGGCACTGCCGAGATCTACCAGCAAGTCAATGCACTGAGTGGCATCGAAGACTCCATCGCGGTCGGGCGAATCCATGAGCGCAATGAAGAGATTTGGTTGTTCGTTAAAATGGCGCAGGGTTTTGAGTTTACAGAGAGTGTTGCGCAGCAAATTCGTGCCACGCTCAAGTCACACTGTTCGCCACGTCACGTACCGAAACAAATTTTTCCGGTCAGCGATATTCCTCGCACCCGTTCTGGCAAACTGGTTGAACTGGCGGTGAAACAGGTCGTGAACGGGCAAGAAGTGAAAAACCTCGGTGCTGTGGCCAACCCAGAAGTGCTGGATGAGATAGCTCAGTTCGCCACAGTAGACGCAGACGGCTAGACAAAATAACGAAAGGAACAGAGAAAACGTGAGGCGAGCATTGTACTCGCCTCACCTGTATTTAATGATTTCGCTTAACGGTTAGTTAAGCCGTTTACCCATTCCCACTAAAACGGGATAGGTTTTACCGTCCATCGTTAACGAAAATGCAGGGCCCACTTCAACATCGACAAAACCCGCATTGGTGAGCGCTTGACGGACTCGCTCCTCCGTGAGGCCATCAACCTCTAAACCTTGCTCCGCGGCATCCGCAGCCCAATCCCAATGAATAAAACAGCCACCTGGGTTGAGCAAACTGTGAGCGATATCCAAAACGCCAGCCAGATCATCGACAAACGCGCAAACCGATGAGGCAACCACCAGATCAAATTGACCACGAAATGCAGGGTGCTGCGCTACCAATCCACGCGTTAAACTGTCGACTACAGGCTCAACATTAGGCAACTGCTTCTTATCGAGCTCTTCAATCATCTCTTCGCT
This Vibrio navarrensis DNA region includes the following protein-coding sequences:
- a CDS encoding acetoacetate--CoA ligase — its product is MTTSSPIWTPSKQRVANSNLKKFIEHINMQGEAIDSFAELYQWSIVENKKFWMEVWDYCDVIGFQGNCIIGEGKPKWQAYTANRDNLWFPQAELNYAENLLSSAYQKPAEPALIFRNERGEEKSLTWQALCDQVSVIQQWLSRNGVGRGDVVAGYLPYLPETVVAMLATTSLGAIWTSTSPDFGIDSVLERFGQVKPKVLFCCDGYSFGGKIFDMSEKNREIEDKLVDLVNICEIEYLQAPDAVHNSNYSTWAAIMDNYEPKGIEFERIGFNDPLFILYSSGTTGKPKCIIHSVGGTILNHLKEHQLHCDIQPDDRVFYYTTCGWMMWNWHVSALASGATLVIFDGSPVYPAHSVLWDMVDEHNVTLFGTSAKYLEALQQAFYEPALFHQLTSLKTLCSTGSVLYPEQFDFIYGSIKQDVHLASISGGTDICGCFVLGNPISPVYRGEVQSAGLGVAVAVFDDKQTPLIGERGELVCRNSLPNYPIGFWHDDGERYHHAYWEKYPNVWHHGDDVMMTQTGGVVFYGRSDTTLNPGGVRIGTAEIYQQVNALSGIEDSIAVGRIHERNEEIWLFVKMAQGFEFTESVAQQIRATLKSHCSPRHVPKQIFPVSDIPRTRSGKLVELAVKQVVNGQEVKNLGAVANPEVLDEIAQFATVDADG
- a CDS encoding class I SAM-dependent DNA methyltransferase, with protein sequence MEAMMAHNWDEVAKEWESNPATEEFAKSVFNQLLDRVDLQGARVLDFGCGTGLLTQKMSPLVKDIVALDASEEMIEELDKKQLPNVEPVVDSLTRGLVAQHPAFRGQFDLVVASSVCAFVDDLAGVLDIAHSLLNPGGCFIHWDWAADAAEQGLEVDGLTEERVRQALTNAGFVDVEVGPAFSLTMDGKTYPVLVGMGKRLN
- a CDS encoding choice-of-anchor I family protein, with the protein product MTRVSPLAALTALTLLSGCAQQQKMADSSELASACQVATSIPSTEMPLSGLTYLGRYIADAPFASSAAEIVSYDSCSDKLYVVNAKAGLVDVLALDEDNQPFLVGHIELSSAGKSAGIEVGAANSVATHNGLVAVAVENANKQANGIIALYRSSDLALITTYPAGALPDMVSFSKDGRYIASANEGEPSGDYQVDPEGSITLVDLANGPMQAKVQQIDFKAFNDLRRDELAGVRISGRNATPAQDLEPEYLTFADNGKLYVSLQENNALAIIDVASAHIEKIAPLGEKSWANAQLDASNKDKKIGNFRAYPQLSGLYMPDSITSYQAEGKTYILSANEGDGREYGIETTQSRCDELGFSWQEEDYRSTDGYSNKLGFCVSHSDEVRGKKLKVDEKHPLAAALKGNKQLARLKFIKPDGKVTASDTLLTYGARSFSIWDEQGELVFDSGDQFGQIASMMEGENFNSSNDSNRSADDRSDDKGIEPEAVEVATVNGRTYAFIGLERQGGIMVYDVSQPRDAMFITYINHRDYSQPVCSQTNKDGECTNDQYNPLAGDLGPESIRYFQRQGEHLLAVGNEVSGTTSVYRLDF
- the phhA gene encoding phenylalanine 4-monooxygenase, which codes for MDAYHSKAVDEQGYVDWNTEEDAIWRDLFSRQMEVIPGRACTPYLDGLRLLNLSSQRVPQLPEINQVLRDTTGWCVEPVPALINFDRFFNLLANKKFPVATFLRRREEFDYLQEPDFFHEIFGHCAMLTNANFAKFTETYGKLGFAATPKQRAFLARLYWFTIEFGLVKEQGELKIYGGGILSSPGETLYALDDSRAQRRPFDIQTVLRTPYRIDIMQPAYYVLDDISCLFDLSRLDLLSEADLAMEAGLLPPLFQPKETEHA
- a CDS encoding 4a-hydroxytetrahydrobiopterin dehydratase — translated: MLDELKCEACHIDAMPLSDMEQQTLITELEGWQLLHRDGITQLEKVYKFKNFMQAWQFSNQIAELAEQEFHHPSILLEWGKVTVTWWSHSIKGLHKNDFICAAKCDQIIK